AGCCTCAGTTCGCCCATCATTCATCACCAATCAGAGCTCATAGGGTTCATCATCGGCTAAAAATAAGTTTTAAATTATAGAATAAATAATTTTCGAACACAAAAATCGTAGATTTACATGCTGTTAAAAATCTCCGATTGTTAACGCAACAAAATCGAAATTTTGTAGGCCTAAATACATAGTATTTAAGGTTAATTTAATTAAAATAAAAAAATAAAAGAATTAGATTAACCGTACATTACGCCGGCTTCTCTTTTAACTTCTTCTTCTTTTTCCAGACCTACAATTTTGTCAGTTGCGTCCATAAAGTCGTTCATGGTAACAGTAGATCTTTCTTCCCTTATCGCAAACATACCAGCTTCAGTACAGATTGCTTTAAGATCTGCACCAGAAGCACCTTCTGTAAGTGATGCAACAAGTCTGATATCTACTTCTTCATCTAAAGACATTGAACTGGTGTGTATCTTCAGAATCTCCATTCTTCCATCTTCATTTGGTATTGGGACTTCTATAAACCTATCAAATCTTCCAGGACGTAAAAGTGCAGGGTCTAATATATCGGGTCTGTTGGTCGCTGCAACAATACCAACATCTCCCCTGGATTCAAAACCATCCATCTCTGCAAGTAACTGCATAAGAGTTCTCTGAACTTCTCTGTCACCACTTGTAGAACTTTTAAGTCTCTTTGCTGCAATTGCGTCAATTTCATCGATGAAGATTATACTTGGGGCTTTTTCTTTTGCAAGTTCGAAAACACCTCTAACTAATCTTGCACCTTCACCAATGTATTTTTTAACAAATTCTGATGCAACTATTTTTATAAATGTTGCATTGGTTTCATTTGCTACTGCTTTTGCAAGTAGGGTCTTTCCAGTTCCTGGAGGGCCGTATAAAAGCACTCCTTTTGGAGGTTCAATTCCAATATTTGTAAATAATTCTGGTTTTTTAAGTGGTAATTCAACTGTTTCTTTAATTTCAACAACCTGCTCTTCAAGTCCGCCTATTTCTTCATAGCTTACTTCAGGTTTTTCTTCTACTTCCATTCCAGTTATAATAGGGTCTTTTTCAGAAGGCAATACATTTACGATACTGAAAGTCTGCTGGTTTAAAGCAACTCTTGAACCTGGTTCAAGGGATTCAGTATCAAATAAACGTGAAAAGCCAATGACAAAATGGGGTCCAGTACTGCTTTTAACAACCAGTTTCCCATCTTCAAGAACTTCTGTTACTGTGGCTACAACTAGTGGAGGGGATCTGAATCTTTCAATCTCACCTCTCAGGGATTTTACTTCCCTATCCAGCCTCATTTTTTCATTTTCAACTAAAACTTTATCTTTTTCGAGTTTTCTAACTTTCCACATTAGATTTCGTTTTGTTTTAGTATTTTCTTCTTTCAGAAGTTTTATTTCCTTTTTAAGGTCTTCAGTTTTTTTCATCATATTTTTGGACATGTCTTCCATGATCCATGCTCACTCCATACAGTTTTTTATCTTGGATTTTTTTATCAAATTTAAAAAAATATTATTGGATTTTAGTGTTATTTTTGTTTTAATAATATTTAAATATTGAGGATACACAATATATTTAAAAACTATAATTATTTTTTATTACAAGTAGA
This genomic window from Methanobacterium sp. contains:
- a CDS encoding proteasome-activating nucleotidase, whose protein sequence is MEDMSKNMMKKTEDLKKEIKLLKEENTKTKRNLMWKVRKLEKDKVLVENEKMRLDREVKSLRGEIERFRSPPLVVATVTEVLEDGKLVVKSSTGPHFVIGFSRLFDTESLEPGSRVALNQQTFSIVNVLPSEKDPIITGMEVEEKPEVSYEEIGGLEEQVVEIKETVELPLKKPELFTNIGIEPPKGVLLYGPPGTGKTLLAKAVANETNATFIKIVASEFVKKYIGEGARLVRGVFELAKEKAPSIIFIDEIDAIAAKRLKSSTSGDREVQRTLMQLLAEMDGFESRGDVGIVAATNRPDILDPALLRPGRFDRFIEVPIPNEDGRMEILKIHTSSMSLDEEVDIRLVASLTEGASGADLKAICTEAGMFAIREERSTVTMNDFMDATDKIVGLEKEEEVKREAGVMYG